The Apium graveolens cultivar Ventura chromosome 6, ASM990537v1, whole genome shotgun sequence genome contains a region encoding:
- the LOC141665387 gene encoding uncharacterized protein LOC141665387, producing the protein MDETGLFYRLEVDHSLATKQLEGRKKDKERITIAVCCNGDGSDKMLEADSPNLEKINILDAINFATMAWSFDVTTKTIANCFRHYKIRSEEVDVPEVEDGQLEQEIQDLTKFLSKLNYRNVMNVEHLLNYPEENNAVMDSPTDEEIIEAVLNDEANDPEPDDSITIPQVSSREAFQAIVTIKNYLL; encoded by the exons ATGGATGAAACCGGATTGTTTTATCGGTTGGAGGTTGACCATTCACTTGCCACGAAGCAGCTTGAAGGGCGGAAGAAAGATAAGGAGAGAATCACTATTGCTGTTTGTTGTAACGGTGACGGGTCTGATAAA ATGCTTGAGGCTGACTCACCAAatcttgaaaaaataaatattttggatGCTATTAATTTTGCTACCATGGCTTGGAGTTTTGATGTGACAACAAAAACAATAGCAAACTGTTTTCGCCACTATAAAATTCGATCAGAAGAAGTTGATGTTCCTGAAGTAGAAGATGGTCAGCTAGAACAagagatccaagatttaactaAATTCCTTTCTAAATTGAACTATAGAAATGTGATGAATGTTGAACACCTTCTGAACTATCCTGAAGAGAATAATGCGGTTATGGATTCTCCTACGGACGAAGAAATCATTGAAGCTGTACTAAATGATGAGGCAAATGATCCCGAACCCGATGATAGTATCACTATACCACAAGTATCCTCAAGAGAAGCTTTTCAAGCTATTGTCACTATAAAAAACTACTTGCTGTAA
- the LOC141668317 gene encoding elongation factor G-2, chloroplastic, producing the protein MAGESALTTTSRMSTLPNTYGLCNARRPIHFSPRRFLLRPISRRSSVSSSSASSSSSQFFGPVVLTSSTNFSSVMPRRDFSVSAMATPEEAKRAVPLEDYRNIGIMAHIDAGKTTTTERVLYYTGRNYKIGEVHEGTATMDWMEQEQERGITITSAATTTFWDNHRINIIDTPGHVDFTLEVERALRVLDGAICLFDSVAGVEPQSETVWRQADKYGVPRICFVNKMDRLGANFFRTRDMIVTNLGAKPVVLQIPIGAEDTFKGVVDLVRMKAIVWSGEELGAKFEYQDIPDDLQELAKEYQALMVETIIDMDDEAMEAYLEGIEPDEATIKKLIRKGTISNSFVPVLCGSAFKNKGVQPLLDSVVDYLPSPLDLPPMKGTDPENPELVIERAASDDEPFSGLAFKIMSDSFVGSLTFVRVYSGKLAAGSYVLNANKGKKERIGRLLEMHANSREDVKVALAGDIIALAGLKDTVTGETLSDTEHPIVLERMDFPDPVIKVAIEPKTKADVDKMGAGLVKLAQEDPSFHFSRDEEINQTVIEGMGELHLEIIVDRLKREYKVEANVGAPQVNYRESISRIAEVKYVHKKQSGGQGQFADITVRFEPMEPGMGYEFKSEIKGGAVPREYIPGVMKGLEECMSNGVLAGFPVVDVRAVLVDGSYHDVDSSVLAFQLAARGAFREGIRKAAPKMLEPIMKVEVVTPEEHLGDVIGDLNSRRGQINSFGDKPGGLKVVDSLVPLAEMFQYVSTLRGMTKGRASYTMQLAKFDVVPQHIQNQLATKEDAVAA; encoded by the exons ATGGCGGGAGAATCAGCACTTACAACTACTTCAAGAATGTCTACACTTCCCAACACTTACGGCCTTTGTAACGCACGCCGCCCAATTCATTTCTCCCCTCGCCGGTTTTTACTCCGACCCATTTCTCGACGAAGCTCTGTCTCTTCTTCTTCTGCTTCTTCATCTAGTTCTCAATTCTTTGGACCTGTTGTATTAACTTCTTCTACAAACTTCTCTTCTGTTATGCCCAGACGTGATTTCTCTGTTTCAGCCATGGCCACTCCTGAAG AGGCAAAACGTGCAGTGCCACTGGAGGACTACCGGAATATTGGAATCATGGCTCACATTGATGCGGGAAAGACTACTACAACCGAACGTGTCCTCTATTATACTGGGAGGAACTATAAAATTGGTGAGGTACATGAGGGAACAGCTACAATGGACTGGATGGAGCAAGAACAAGAAAGAGGGATTACTATAACCTCAGCTGCAACTACTACATTTTGGGACAATCACCGGATTAATATTATCGACACTCCTGGCCATGTTGACTTCACACTTGAAGTTGAGCGTGCTCTCAGGGTTCTTGATGGTGCTATCTGCTTATTTGACAGTGTTGCTGGGGTGGAACCTCAGTCTGAAACTGTGTGGAGGCAAGCTGATAAATATGGGGTGCCCAGAATCTGTTTTGTTAACAAAATGGATCGTCTAGGGGCAAACTTCTTTCGAACAAGAGATATGATAGTAACAAATTTAGGTGCCAAACCCGTAGTGCTTCAGATACCAATAGGTGCAGAGGATACTTTTAAAGGAGTTGTTGATCTTGTGAGAATGAAGGCTATAGTTTGGTCAGGGGAAGAATTAGGTGCTAAATTTGAGTATCAAGACATTCCAGATGATCTTCAAGAGTTAGCTAAAGAGTACCAGGCACTGATGGTTGAGACTATAATTGACATGGATGATGAAGCTATGGAGGCCTACCTAGAAGGAATTGAGCCGGATGAGGCTACCATCAAGAAGTTAATTAGAAAGGGAACCATCTCAAACAGTTTTGTCCCTGTTTTATGCGGTTCAGCATTCAAAAACAAGGGTGTCCAGCCATTGCTTGATTCTGTTGTGGATTATCTGCCTTCTCCACTTGATCTGCCACCAATGAAAGGGACAGACCCTGAAAACCCAGAATTGGTAATCGAGAGGGCTGCGAGTGATGATGAACCATTTAGTGGACTCGCTTTTAAAATCATGAGTGACTCTTTTGTGGGTTCTCTGACATTTGTAAGAGTATATTCCGGAAAGCTTGCTGCAGGATCTTACGTGCTGAATGCGAATAAGGGAAAGAAAGAGAGGATTGGCAGACTTCTGGAAATGCATGCCAACAGTAGAGAAGATGTTAAGGTAGCCTTAGCAGGTGATATTATTGCTCTTGCAGGGTTAAAAGACACAGTTACCGGAGAAACATTGTCTGATACGGAGCATCCTATCGTACTTGAGCGGATGGATTTCCCCGATCCAGTTATTAAGGTTGCTATTGAACCTAAAACTAAAGCAGACGTTGATAAGATGGGAGCTGGTTTGGTCAAACTAGCTCAAGAAGATCCATCTTTCCACTTCTCACGGGACGAAGAGATCAATCAAACTGTTATCGAAGGAATGGGTGAATTGCATCTTGAAATTATTGTTGATCGATTGAAGAGAGAATACAAG GTAGAAGCTAATGTTGGTGCACCACAAGTGAACTACCGTGAGAGCATTTCCAGAATCGCAGAAGTTAAGTACGTTCATAAAAAGCAATCAGGTGGGCAAGGACAGTTTGCTGATATCACAGTAAGGTTTGAACCTATGGAACCAGGTATGGGATACGAGTTCAAGAGTGAAATCAAAGGAGGTGCAGTCCCTAGAGAATATATTCCAGGTGTGATGAAAGGACTGGAGGAGTGCATGAGTAATGGGGTTCTTGCAGGCTTTCCTGTTGTAGACGTACGTGCTGTATTGGTAGATGGCTCCTACCATGATGTTGATTCAAGCGTCTTAGCATTTCAGTTGGCAGCTAGAGGAGCATTTAGGGAAGGAATCAGAAAAGCGGCTCCAAAGATGTTAGAACCGATAATGAAAGTTGAGGTTGTTACCCCTGAAGAACACTTGGGAGATGTGATTGGTGATCTCAACTCGAGAAGAGGTCAAATTAACAGTTTCGGTGACAAACCTGGAGGTCTTAAG GTTGTTGATTCACTTGTTCCTTTAGCTGAGATGTTTCAGTATGTTAGTACACTTCGAGGAATGACAAAAGGTCGTGCTTCGTACACTATGCAATTGGCCAAATTTGACGTTGTTCCTCAACACATTCAAAACCAGCTTGCCACAAAGGAGGATGCAGTTGCTGCGTGA
- the LOC141663580 gene encoding amine oxidase [copper-containing] gamma 2-like: MERRRLLRFLFLIFTSIFLFFITFLNLPYSPSTSGCDSSSNHPSPWYCTNRFLLKNPTRHLRKPTRLHSSDVPHHPLDPLTLQELKKVQFIIKSHALFKNSAYALHSVVLEEPTKQTVLTWQKGDPLPTRKASVTARVNGEAHLLTVDISSQEVTRHEVGHLSGYPVMTMEDMTTATWAPLGNADFNRSILARGVKLADLACLPISSGWYGASELEEKTRLIKIQCYSIEGTANFYMRPIEGLTVLLDLDTKRVVEIVDKGKNIPIPKAANTDYRFSAQNRQPSLINPISIEQPKGPSFTIEDDHLVKWANWEFHLKPDPRAGVIISRVKVRDPGTGKMRNVMYQGFTSELFVPYMDPTDAWYFKTYMDAGEYGFGLQAMPLDPLNDCPRNAYYMDAIFAAGDGTPYVRENMVCVFESYGGDIGWRHSESPITGMEIREVRPKVTLVVRMAASVANYDYIMDWEFQTDGLVRIKVGLSGILMVKGTSYVNMNEVNQEENLYGTLLSENIIGVIHDHYITYRLDMDVDGSANSFVKVNIKRQENSADESPRKSYLKAVRNVAKSEKDAQVKLKLYDPSEFHVINPSKMTRVGNPVGYKVVPGGTAASLLDLDDPPQKRGAFTNNQIWITPYNESEYWAGGLFVYQNKGEDTLAVWSERDRPIENKDIVMWYTLGFHHVPCQEDFPIMPTVSSSFDLKPVNFFESNPILGAPPNEEKDLPICKASASA, from the exons ATGGAAAGAAGACGGCTACTACGCTTTCTATTCCTCATCTTCACCTCTATTTTCCTCTTCTTCATCACCTTCTTAAACCTCCCTTATTCTCCGTCCACCTCCGGCTGTGACAGCTCCAGCAACCACCCTTCTCCTTGGTACTGCACCAACCGTTTCCTTCTCAAAAACCCCACGCGCCACCTCCGTAAACCTACGCGCCTCCACTCCTCCGACGTTCCACACCACCCACTTGACCCTCTTACCCTCCAAGAGTTGAAGAAAGTTCAATTCATAATCAAGTCCCACGCGCTTTTTAAGAACTCAGCTTACGCGCTACATTCCGTGGTTCTCGAGGAGCCCACAAAGCAAACTGTACTGACGTGGCAAAAGGGCGACCCGCTTCCGACCCGGAAAGCATCCGTCACTGCTCGGGTCAACGGTGAGGCTCATTTACTCACAGTTGATATTAGTTCGCAAGAGGTGACCCGGCATGAAGTGGGTCATTTATCGGGTTACCCGGTTATGACCATGGAGGACATGACAACTGCCACGTGGGCGCCACTTGGAAATGCTGACTTCAATCGCTCTATTTTGGCGCGTGGAGTGAAACTAGCTGACCTGGCATGTTTACCAATCTCAAGTGGATGGTACGGAGCGAGTGAGCTTGAAGAAAAAACGAGATTAATTAAAATACAATGCTACTCAATAGAAGGCACAGCAAATTTTTATATGAGACCAATCGAAGGGCTCACAGTTCTTCTTGATTTAGATACCAAACGTGTGGTTGAGATTGTAGATAAAGGAAAGAACATACCAATACCAAAGGCTGCCAACACAGACTATCGTTTCTCAGCCCAAAACAGACAGCCCAGTTTGATTAACCCAATATCCATTGAGCAACCAAAGGGCCCAAGTTTTACAATAGAGGATGACCATTTAGTGAAATGGGCTAACTGGGAATTTCACTTAAAACCCGACCCGAGAGCTGGGGTGATAATTTCCCGGGTCAAGGTCCGTGACCCGGGAACCGGGAAAATGAGAAATGTGATGTACCAAGGGTTTACGTCAGAGTTGTTTGTGCCATATATGGATCCAACGGATGCATGGTATTTTAAAACGTACATGGATGCGGGTGAATACGGGTTCGGGTTACAAGCAATGCCACTTGACCCGCTAAATGATTGCCCCAGAAATGCTTATTATATGGATGCTATATTTGCAGCTGGTGATGGCACACCGTATGTTAGAGAAAATATGGTGTGTGTTTTTGAAAGCTATGGAGGTGACATTGGGTGGCGACATTCCGAAAGTCCCATTACGGGCATGGAG ATTCGAGAAGTGAGGCCAAAGGTGACGCTAGTGGTGAGAATGGCAGCATCAGTGGCTAACTATGACTATATCATGGATTGGGAGTTCCAAACTGATGGACTAGTCAGAATTAAG GTTGGACTTAGTGGAATCTTGATGGTGAAAGGGACATCTTATGTGAACATGAATGAGGTGAATCAAGAGGAGAATCTGTACGGAACCCTCTTGTCCGAAAACATTATTGGAGTTATCCATGATCACTACATCACGTACCGTCTTGACATGGATGTGGATGGTTCCGCTAATTCGTTTGTTAAGGTGAATATCAAGAGGCAAGAGAACTCAGCAGATGAATCGCCAAgaaaaagttatttgaaagcTGTAAGAAATGTGGCTAAATCAGAGAAGGATGCACAAGTCAAGCTCAAGCTCTATGATCCATCTGAATTTCATGTAATAAACCCCTCAAAAATGACTCGAGTTGGAAACCCTGTGGGGTATAAGGTGGTTCCTGGTGGCACCGCTGCTAGTTTACTTGATCTCGATGATCCTCCTCAGAAACGAGGCGCCTTTACTAATAACCAGATATGGATCACTCCGTATAATGAAAGTGAGTATTGGGCAGGGGGGTTGTTTGTTTACCAGAACAAAGGAGAAGACACTCTCGCAGTATGGTCAGAAAG GGATCGGCCAATTGAGAACAAGGATATTGTAATGTGGTACACATTAGGATTTCATCATGTACCAtgtcaagaagattttccaattATGCCAACAGTATCGTCAAGTTTTGATCTAAAGCCTGTAAACTTCTTCGAGAGCAATCCGATTCTCGGGGCTCCTCCAAACGAGGAGAAAGATCTTCCGATTTGTAAGGCTTCTGCATCAGCTTGA